A DNA window from Zingiber officinale cultivar Zhangliang chromosome 3A, Zo_v1.1, whole genome shotgun sequence contains the following coding sequences:
- the LOC122052370 gene encoding glucan endo-1,3-beta-glucosidase 14-like yields the protein MRMADFSHSGCFFVLCFLFSGQNLQTLGVSVGINYGQIANDLPTPTAVARLIQTINISRIKLYDANPDILTAFQRSGVDFIIAIGNENVVNMMDFTKAQEWLKKNVQPYINQTRITCITVGNEVLTGNDTGLMANLLPAMQSVYQALVALGLDRLVNVSTAHSVGILGNSFPPSSGFFRQDLAEYIQPLLNFHAEINSPFLINAYPFFAYKENPQSVSLEYVLFETNPGVTDPNTNLTYDNMLYAQIDSVYAAVRAMGHTDIDVAISETGWPSKGDSDEIGATLQNAATYNRNLMSRIAMNQGTPMNPSVPINVYVFALFNENLKPGPTSERNYGLFYPDATPVYDISLLGGQPFSSPSSFSTNLTAWNALGILILLIAILI from the exons ATGAGGATGGCCGACTTCTCCCACTCCGGTTGCTTCTTCGTCCTCTGCTTCCTCTTCTCAG GACAAAATCTCCAAACACTTGGTGTCAGTGTTGGCATCAATTACGGACAAATAGCAAACGACCTCCCAACTCCCACCGCCGTCGCCAGGCTCATTCAAACAATCAACATCAGCAGAATCAAGCTCTACGACGCCAACCCCGACATCCTGACCGCTTTCCAACGCTCTGGCGTGGACTTCATCATCGCCATCGGCAACGAGAACGTGGTCAACATGATGGACTTCACCAAGGCCCAGGAATGGCTTAAGAAGAACGTCCAGCCCTACATCAATCAAACTCGGATCACCTGCATCACCGTCGGCAACGAGGTTCTCACCGGCAATGACACCGGATTGATGGCCAACCTTCTTCCGGCCATGCAATCCGTGTACCAAGCCCTGGTTGCCCTGGGACTCGATAGACTAGTGAACGTCTCCACGGCGCACTCTGTTGGCATCTTAGGCAATTCCTTTCCTCCTTCCTCTGGTTTTTTTCGCCAAGATCTCGCCGAGTACATTCAGCCGCTGCTCAACTTTCACGCCGAAATCAACTCACCCTTCCTCATCAACGCCTATCCCTTCTTCGCCTACAAGGAAAACCCACAGAGCGTTTCCTTGGAGTATGTTCTGTTCGAGACCAACCCAGGAGTCACCGATCCAAACACAAATTTGACCTACGACAACATGCTCTACGCGCAGATTGATTCTGTTTACGCTGCAGTCCGAGCTATGGGTCACACGGACATCGACGTCGCAATATCAGAAACAGGCTGGCCGTCGAAAGGCGACTCCGACGAGATCGGAGCAACCCTACAGAACGCAGCGACCTACAACAGGAATCTGATGAGCCGAATTGCAATGAATCAAGGGACTCCGATGAATCCCTCGGTGCCGATCAATGTGTATGTTTTTGCTCTATTCAATGAGAATTTGAAGCCGGGCCCAACGTCGGAGAGGAATTATGGGCTTTTCTACCCTGATGCCACCCCTGTTTATGATATCTCCTTACTCGGAGGACAACCGTTCTCCTCCCCTTCATCATTTTCAACAAATTTGACG GCGTGGAATGCGCTTGGCATTCTTATCCTCCTGATTGCGATCTTGATTTaa